Within Homo sapiens chromosome 2, GRCh38.p14 Primary Assembly, the genomic segment GCACTGTCAGgaacataataattaaaatgtacagTAAACATCTTGCCTATTCATCTACGAGTATTCTAATAAATACATATGACTggggaaaatcagaaaaaaatgccaaTAGCATTTTAGCTTGTATTTCCCACATGCATTTCTAAAACTTCAAGGGGCATGGTCCTTAAGACAATATTTGATTTGACACAAATGAAAcagccaggaaaaaaaagaaggaatagtTTAGAAAAATGATCACTTAAGTCCATGGCATCATTATGAAATCATTATGGGAGGCTTTAAtgattttcctttattatatGATAAGTCATCCTGGCCAACTGATGATAAATAGCCTACTAAAGTCTTATTAGTAAGACAGAAACACCTAAGAAAAGAAGTCATGCTGTTAGACCTAAATCTGAGCTCCTAGTTAATGCATTTCCTACAAGGCAAAAAGTTAAATTGACGGTAAGACCATTGAGCAGATTTCACAATAAGAGTCCATTCtctggacaaaaaaaaattaagttcaatgaaatataataaatataaagttatatCTTCTACTGCCTATTATTCCTAGAGCTTACAACTTGCCACTTCCATTCAGTGTCaaacagcattaaaaaataaatgggaaatatacaaagaaaagaatgagaatccCTTTTAGATCAAAAGTCAGAACCCCAATTTATTTACAGTCAGACCTGGTTAATCAAAATTACTTTGTTCTCTCCGTCATTATTCAGATCAAAAACCTTTTAGATTTACAAGTCCATGGAAGATGCATTCAGCAAGACTGGCTTACTAATTAAATCCTGTAGAAATCTAAGTATGTGAATGAGCTAAAGATGGATTACTCGATTGTGATTAAATTTTCTACTTGGctaagtatttattttcatagtaTAACCAGCACATCAGGGACTAGAATGGAAAGACTTGAATGAATCAGGAGAATGTGATTATATGCGCTGACAAGAACTTGGAGGTTGGCAAGTAAGAAAGAGAGATTTTGCTACATTGGCCATAACCGTAACTTCTGGTCTGTTTATTATAACAATTGCCTGGCAATTCTCATGTGGCTATTGTTAGAAAAGAACAGATATCCTCCATGATCTTGATCTTGAAAAAGCAAATCCTTTCCTCAATACTCTACGGTATTTGCCTTCATCCTTCCTGGTTCCtgggattttactttttttctattcaatttGTCCTAAAGTactatttctcatttctttggtaTGGCTGACTGATTCCTCATAATTAGTTTGCTCCTTGTCAAACTTTCTATATCCCCCATCCTTAGTATGAGAGCAGCATGCTGGTCCTCCTCCTTTCCTATTGGAGAAGGCTGCCCATTGACTCTCACATATTGCTGTTTCTTTTATTCATGACTTGTCACTCACAGACCAAGCAGCAATGACCTGTTTGCTTtagcaaataaacaaatggagTACCAGCCCAGCTTGCCTCCTGACCACCCTTTCATGAAGAACATTCACATCTGAGCAAATAATCCCTTAGGAGAAAAGACTACttacaaaccaaaaccaaaacaaaacatcattGGCCATGAGATATGAttctattctctttcttctgctaattctcagaaacttgggtAGTCACCAGTATAACTTAGTATTATCAATTACTAACAATCAATATGCTTAAGATAATCTTTTAAAGAATATGAGGCTTTTCTCTTTGCTCATTTTCCACCCTGCCCCAGTCACTTAGCACATAACTTTTAACATCATACACTAGATTAGAAATACCTGTTATCTAAGAGGGACTTTTGAATAAATAGACTTTTCATGAcactattctctgcttctatttttAGAGAAAGTTTATAATTGATGACGTTGTTATTATTCCTGAATATGCTTATATCATCCAAATTCTCAGGAATTATGACTTTCCAGAAAGATGCTTATTTGCCATTAAGAACAACTATTATGGCACCTTACAGCCTCTACAATATATGTGATTTTGATATCAAGCTTAACTTGAAAACTCAGCCCCATTTTAAAGCATTCCCCATTTTAAAGCATAAGCTCTAACAACCACTGTAGACACAAGGAAAATTTGAAAAGCTACAGAGCACATGAAGTCACTCTTTCTTCTTACTTCCTTTATAGCATTGTTGGTAAGCCATGACTAAAAAACTTTGTAGAATCCCAGGTTAATTGagtcagaaatgacaaatgtCACTAGAAATTATGTCCATTACAAACACATTAGTCAATAAAATCTACTAAATAGTAAGAAGACCATTTTGTAGAGCTGCTAAGATTAGACGTCAACTTCAGAGCCCAAACCTGCAAGATTGCCTTCCAGCAGATAATGCTAttgttcaaaacaaacaaacacaaataaacaatacAACTGTATTCATACATAGTCAGGTTTCTCCATATTTGGCACGTTGGCAGTCTATCTAGATTTCTAATTATATGTGGCTTTTATTCAACCTGCCTGTATTTCATTTAATGACATACGTACTTAAATCTACCAGTGTCCTTATGGTAGATATCCTCTTTCTTCCAAAAGtgatttgaaatgtaaaaatgacaaagaataaGAATAACAAATGTTTTGAACAAAACAATACGGCTTGTCTAGTCAACATATAATCTGAATTATTTATTGGGAGATAACAAGAAATGAAAGACATGGTTTTTGGATTTGGAATCCATGCAGAAGGTTTCAAAGAAGATCACACACATACCTGTGGCACATGATCCTTCTGACACCACAAGTATCTCACTCTGCTGTTTGCATGCAGCCTGTCGCAGGTAACACTCATTCTGGTAGCTCTCCCCATTGGagccacacacaggcacatagtCATTGTTGCACTGGGAAACACACAGATGTAAGCCTATAGTTAGTACTGGAGATTGTATCCCTCTGACACGATGAACAGAAATAATCATTTACAAAAGAAACCACTTGTCTTCATTTTCAATGATTCTAATTGTGTCCAATAAGTCTTTATAAGGGCATCATTGAAAGATGCACAAAGCCAATTTCAAGTTAGCCAACCAGTCATTTGATTTAGATAGGGCAAAAATAAGCATCTAAATTGATCAGGCAATTCCCAACAAAGTGACTGGACAAGTAGCACAATAAAGATATaggaataaatatattaatgctacttaatattatttttagtatgTAGCCCATATGACttgatggaaaaaattaaaatacagtttaatttcaagctattaaaaaacaaaggtaATGTCTATCTGTGCTAGGAGTGGAAATATATAGCCAAAATGCCAAAGAAATCAATTAACTcttagttgtttttttaattgaatttaattgaatttttattgaaTTCTAGTCCTTGTAAATTTCCAAATAGTCAGATAAGATactgatttacttatttttatacctCTTTAGACTATTGTATATTGATGTGGATATGGTCTAGAGAGAAGCAAAACTATGGAACTCAGAGAAAAATTTCAACAACTACTGAACTATAAGTAAACTTTACCGACTATTCCAAAGTATGTCTATTAATAGATATTCcataaagagaaaagttcatttttaaaaaacctcattATTAAAAAAGTACACATATTACAGTGAAAATTAAGGCAACCAACAGGGTATAGTCATCATAATATAATCATACTCTAAGGCATTAATGATACTTGGCTTTGTTCTATGCCTGCTAATTACACCAGGGATGTGATTATCTCATGATTACTACTACTTATGTGCTTCattgtttaattataaaaaatataatgatcAAGATTATTATCTGTATATGCTCACCTATGCCAGAAACTAAGTAAGGAAAATCATACTTACAGATGCATGTTAAAAACTCTATGTTTTACTTTTGATTAATATATTTGAATCTTTGATGTGCTGTGAGTTCagaatacatacaaaataaaccAATAATACAGTGAGATGGGTAGTAAAGTTTAAATATATGTGATAACAAACCTAAAACCCTATCATAAATAAACCTCAACTCAAGAATGTATGCAAAAGAAAACACCTCTCAACATGTTGATAATCTGATTGATTAAAacctgaaatttattattttactctatTTCCTAACAATACCTAAACCTCCTTATTCCTAATCAACTATTTAACTCTTGCTCTTTGCCTTTATATAATAATAGCTTAATTATCATAACAAATTTAAATGTCAATGTTCTTTGAAATGAAAGCCTAATTCTAtaagttttactttttcatatattattaacAACTTAAATATAATGTTTTGGTAATTGTGATCAACTTTTTTCCAAACAGTAAACCCAAATGGTATGACAGTCATATTAAGATGACCATAATTACTAACAGGATGCTTTagcacatattttataaatattctttatcttaATTTCTACAATATATAATCTAGATATTCTGCAAGTCCTCTATATAGTAATTCTTTTCCACAGTTGCATTTTTGTCTCCCAGACTCAGTCTATGTAtgtgattatatttaaaaaactgatttgaTTAGAGCTTTTCACTAATCTTTTGCTAATGTTTAACTCAATCAGAAACTGACTTCTGATTAGGTGATACCTGTGTAAGCACTGTTTTCCAGGAGCTTtccaaaaatttgttttaatttacatctgAAAACTGACTCACCACAGGCCTGAGCATCTCCACTACCATCCAAGAAAGaaggcaggagcaaaatgcctgTAAGATTTGAATTTTCCAATGAGTAGTACGGAAGAGACCACAAATAAATGTGGCTTGTGCTCATGCCAGAACTGTGGCCAGCAAGGCAAGTGCAGGGATAGGTGCTTGATAAATGTGCTATGATCAGAACCAGGGACAGGAGAATGTAGGTAGGATTATGTTGATCTATGAACACTACAGTGGTGTCTGAGCACGTGGAGGAgagacaagaaagaaggaaacagctgGTGACATAATGATCGATAGACTTGCCGATCCTTTCAGTAGACAGAAGAGAGTCATAATGTGTCTATGGCTAGCTGGACTAGTTAACATCTCATGCTTGAGGCCTGGTATTCTTGCCCCGGGCTACCTTTCAATCTCCATCTCCATCCCTGCTTATAATACTTTGTATGTAGATTATTTGGGTCCGTGTTTTCTTCTCTCCGatccttaaattttatttatttatccttctCAGATTACTCAAATATAAAGTCAGTGAACTGGGAGTGGAGAGTGGAAAGTATTTATTATCTCTCCCAAGTGCTAGTACACAATGCTGATATGCATCTTAAAATATCGAATAAACTGATAAAGTGCTCATATGCCGCTTCTGAGGGATGCAGTAAGCCAAATTCGAACAGTTCTAAAAACAGAGCTGCCAAGTTCCATGCACAAGCCAAAAGGGAGATTTCTACAGAGCTGAAAAGAGCTTAACTGTAGATTACTGGCATGATGTTTTTGGCCCTTAGTATCAAGACTTGCACTTATTAATATGAAGAACACCAGAAGGAAGCACGCTGTAAATCATGAAAGCTCACGAGTGGGAGTCTAGTCCTAAGTTGTCctatctctttcactgtcttggTGTAGGACCTTTTGTATATTAGttaacaatgaaatatttaacaggtttatagcctagttTTCCCATTTGAAATGCTTACCTGGAACTTTTGGGAAATTAACAAagtcatgtttttaaaacaagaaatatcTTGTAATACTCACTTATACAAAGACATGTAAATTATTTGCTTTGTATGATATGTATTTTAACTAGTAGAGTTATCATCTAACTCTAACATCAAGCCATGGTGTTtctagaattagaaaaacaagaggaaaCAGGCTAACCCTAAGCATGAAATAGCCTAACTACTGCATTAAAATATGCCAAATTATTGGAAATAGTTTTTAGTAGTATTCATGATACTGCTCAGTTTCAGATGAAGGGACGGACTCAGATGTTAAGTGACCTGCTAAAGACCACACAGTTGCCTGGTAAGAGGAAAAACAAGACTCAAGTTCAGATGGTTAGGTCCATAAACGTATGTGTTGTACAAACTTCCTCTCAGGGGAGAAAGTGattctatttttctatgttttaaaaatcttatgtttattttccaaataagtgTTTTTCAGTAGAAGAATTCTGTTCCAAAATGGGCTACCCACCACACTAGTGGATTCAATTACTTGGCACACTAGAATGCATGAAATTCATTTTTGctacaaattaataaacattatgTGAGAAGTTTTTCATGGGATTTATTGCTTGTTTGATTAATACAGGTTTTTTGAGCTGAGATTTCAGCATCTAGAAGCTTATGTATGacttatgttttatatattgccAGCACCTTCCACAGAGTCTGGCATGTAGAAGGTGCTCAACAGATGTTAAGTCAATTCTGTTATATTCCCAGTTGTCAAAGGCTTAAGAAGAATGGCTTGGGATATggtatatttttcttccaaaagggaaaaaagattaaaaaaatctgcatatgtTCCAATCCTTTGGCCATTCCAtaagtaatttttacttttctgtgatttatatttccttaaatgtaaaaaaattatgattttaagaGCGGACAGGCCTGTGACTATGGTGGAAATGACTCTGTGTGCCTTCCCAGGCTAGGTCATTAACGGATATAGCTTCTACctggctctttctttctctctggatgCTTGACTTTGAAACTCAGCCACTATGCTATGAGGAAGACAAAACTTGCCCGTGCAAAGAGATCAACATGGAGAAGAACCAAGGTCTTCAGCTGACAGTcagacatatgagtgagaacCCTCAGATCGGTATAGCACCAAGCCTTTGAATTCCCTCCCCTCACCATCAGCTAATGCCAAAGAGAGCAGAGGTGAGCTGTTTCGATTAAGCCCTACCAAAATGGCAGAttcatcaacaaaataaatattcattgtctTAAGACACTAAGTACTGGGCAGTCTGTTACGCAGCTTTACTAATAAGAACATTTGTAGATCTAAAGCACgacttattaaataaaaacatttagtaTCTGAATTAGGTAATACCTGAAAAACATAAGGcttcatcatatttttaaattataaagtggTTATTGATCACTGCATGACCAGGGTTATCTATAAATATCTGCATGcatctcccttccttttttcctccctctctgcctccctcccttccttcctccccgcttttctatctatctatctatctatctatctatctatctatctatctatctatctatctatctgtccatctaCTGTCTCCAAATTTTCATCCTCATAattactgggcttaatacctgggtgatgaaatgataTGTAcgacaaacccccgtgacacatgtttacatatgtaataaaccttcacatgtaccccaaaacctaaaataaaagtttaaaaaaggggGGAGAAAACAATTATCTCACCgggttgtgagaaataaatgagataatatgtttgAAGGACAGAAATCAGTTTATTTAAAATCGTCTAAGAGAGGTGAAGGCTAATAATGTTTACTTTAGTGTTCCAGTGATAAggcaaattgaaaacattataggtataaaaatatatgccCATTTCTCTTTGAAATTTATCTCTCAGCTAGAAAGACTATAGattgcaggctgggtgtggtggctcacacctgtaatcctagcactttgggagaccgaggcgggtggatctcctgagggcaggagtttgagaccagcctgggtaacgtggtgaaaccgtgtgtctactaaaattcaaaaaaattagctgagaatgatggagtgcacctgtattcccagctactcgggaggctgaggcacaagaattgctgggacccaggaggtggaggttgcagtgagccaagagggcATCACCActatccagcctgggtggcagagcaagacccttgtctccaaaaattccaaaaaaaaaaaaaggaatgcacgCTTGTACCTGAAAAGGcagcagagaaagaaacagaagtttaGGATAATATATAGGAAAATAGATTTTCAATACCTCTCCCTTTTTATCAGATACTAGGGCTAAAATAACAAACACCAAAAACTCAAATTCATGTATTGGGAAAAGATGGACTCAAGAGACTCTTAGCTTAAAATATCCTATTTATTATTCTTCATGCAACTTAtacttttctttgattttcaacTTAATTCAGCCACTCTATATTCTTGGTATGTGCAAAGTCTACATTTTCCACTAGggagatgtttattttttcttgccagATTGACAACTATTGCAAAGCACAAACTAATAGCAGTAGTAGTACACTAGTACATTTAAAATGCCACAAGGATTACAAAAAAACaatttacattttagtttctTACACAGACTTGCATTCGTTTCCACTCCCCCATCTATTCCACTTAACGATTATTTAAATTAATGACAAACATGACTGGCCAATgtatgaaaaacacaaatatttttgttgataAAAGTTTTACCAAAATCTTCTGTGGcacctataaaatgaaaacaattcctttaataagaaaattatttattttcatttcgtAGCATTCATCCCTTTAGAGTTCTGTcaaccccttttttttttctcctggtgaAATCTTAGAACCATGGCTTTACATTTCAGGAATGTTTTTCCTGGTTCATTTGATACTTTTTATGAGTTCATTGCTTTTGTCTACCCATGGTTATGAAAATAAGACAAATTTATGGAAATcacaaagggaaagaaggaaaaaattcacaaaattctCTGGGACTTTAATTAATGATTTATCCAACTGTGCTTTTTTCCTGTTTAGTTAACATTTGGGTAAGTATGAATTGGGGAGTTCTCATACTCTATCTCTCTCATGTAGTTCATTGGAAGTACATAATGGCACTGTTTAATGTGGCTGCAGACCTTAGAAGTTGACGTTACATGCATATTAAATATGCAAGAATATGTTTCTGACACTATGGTATGGTCTAAAAAACTGTACAGTCAGAGCACTACTTACCCACCAGGAGGTGGTGCACTTTACAAATATCAGTTGTCTTATTATGTTtcttagaaagaataaaataatgtctaaGAAGGTTTTAGCATTTCTAAAAGCCacttaaactttatttaaatgtgaattctcttctctttcttagtGGGAGGTTGAATtccatctaaaatatttaaatttcatcaaTAATTCTAAATATTACTTATTAACCAGATATCTAGGTCTAAATTtgagtttattgtttttatttgttctatatcatttttattcttacaaTCTTAGAAAAGTTTTCATTATCTCACATACAGTTTTGTTTATGTGCATATTTCCTGGTTGAGTCATATTGTcagattttaaaagtatttttaaaagtaacttaaaaTACTCAAGGGCAAATATAGGCTATTAGTACAACATCCATGCTACTTGAAGTTCTGCATGATTATATGAACACTTTGAGAGGAAAAGTTTTATAACTTACATGGTGGAAAGCATTTGTTAGCTAATGACTATACTAATGACACTAAAAGTTCTATCTTTAATAGATACTAATAACCCAGTTTTGATCATGCCAGTAGTGcaacttctttctctctttgttagTTAAAAGAAATTAACACAAGAAAAAGTACATTTCCTGATGTTCATAAAATGACTTGTGGATCTAAATGCTCTTCTGGATTCCTAGGGGATTCAGTTCTAATTGAGTGTGGTATCTATGAAAAAGCTGATATACACTAATTAATAAGTTCCATGATTTCCAAATTAGAACAAAGTGTTGAGGTTACACTAATAAGGAGTTACCTTAAAAACCTAGTCAGGTTGCAAGGATAATAAAGGCCAAGACCATTAAAACAGATAGCAATAAGATAAAAAGATGATAGCCccaatcaaaaagaacaaaagaataagTCCACACTTCTTACCCCCTATTTTGACTATTATCCCCAGTCAATTCACTTTTAAAGTGATGCTAGAAGGGTCAGAGAAACATAATTTTCCTTTGACATCCCAAAAGCACAACCTGAAGCTTTCTACCTCCAGCAGCATTTATAACTTTGGCatatacatttctccaaaaagcGTATGTCTTCTTGACATCAGTTGGCTCTCTTGCTAGTACTTTTGCTTGGTGCCAGCTTCCCTCTTAGCTTGCATAGCTATAAATTTCCAAGTGATAGGCTGTAAAGGAAGATTCCTGCTTTGCAGTCTCATTAATGAATTAGAAGATGCAAATATAAGACTTCTTACCTTGAACTGACAGACGCAAGTCACAGTGTCTCCAATTCTTAAACATTCCCCATCAAATTTACAGGTGTTGGTGTCACAGAGGAAGAGATCATTTTCTCTGTCATCATAACCTCAAATTCAAAGAGAACACTCCAGTCATTAAAACATCTTAcagatttttaacaaaaaaaagcaCTACTTTGAAGCTTTAAAATACTTGTCCTAAATTTTAAATCCAACAACTATAGCTGTACTGCAAGGTCACTGTCTACTGATAACCTCAAAATCTAGTTAAGTGATCAATATTCGTTTCCATTTTCCACAATTCTTTTCTAGTCAATTCTCCTTTAGTATCCTTTTCTGATAGTGCTATTTTTTAAAGCTTGCGTTAATACTGACAGTGGTGAATGAAAGCTTAACATttgcttcctgttttttttttatttttattttttgctcattaGGTGGACAATATTTATGACCACAAAACTCCACATTTTGGAAAAGAGCTAGTGATGATCTCTGAATACCCTTTTACCATTTCCCCATCTTTAATTGTTCTTTTGCTTCAACGACTGAAACAACCCCTTATTTGAAATGTATCCAGACAAAGAGGAAACAAAGCCTCAATAATAAAGATAAACAGGCACAGTGTTTTCTGTGATGGTCTGTTTGGCTCAAATGAAGATTGATCACCTCTAAGTTAACAGGGGTGGAAGCGGGGTGCCAAGTTCTTGACAACCTATCTGCAAAACCAGTTTATTCTCTTTAGTTTATGCAGTCCCCTTTAAAATATCTGGTAAATATGTAATTTCTTGATTGCAAATGTCAACTTCACATttaagttagttatttcctaaaACAATGCAAGGGCTAGGAATGAAGCAAACCAGTCTGTGTTGGACTACAAAGCCATCAACATTTCCAAAAATTGTTTTTGCAGGCTCATAATTATTACCATAATAAAGCATCTAAAAAGTGATTAGGCAATAGCAAAGTGAAActtattctttcaaaaacaaCACACATGTACGCATGAATCAAGAAGTTATAGAAACATGTTGAGTTTTATTAAAATGCCAAATTTAGAAACTGCCAAAAAAGAGAACAATCTATTGACCCAAATCTAATAGGGTTGCATATCTCAACTTGTCTTTGTAAAGGATAAATTAGAATGATGcataataattttccttttggCATTTACATCAGTAATAACTAGGAACTATACAGGCTTTCACCCTGAGTTACAGTTGGTCATTCCCTCCTCTCTAAAGTTACATACACTTCAGCTTATATACATCTTTGAAAGACACTTTATTCAGAGCCAGATTTAACTACAGCAAAATTATATTCACAGAAGATGAAAAATTACATACACACTTGCTAAAACTAGAACAGACCACACCTAGGGGACAATACCCAGGCATGTTAACGGAGTTTAAAATGCCAAGGAAATTACACCACAATTCTGCCCAGTATACTACAGGCTGTCAAACCGAAATGCTATGCCAGCTAGGAGTGCAGCAACTCCCATCCTCTGGCCCTATTTAATTAGGAAGCTTCAGCAGAGCGAAGCCTGCCAAGCGTTCGCCGTCAGAATCTGAAGGAACCCGAGCGAGCAAGAAGAGTGCCTGACCCACTCCACAGAAGCCTGTCCAGAAATGGAGGAGTCAGCGCCCACTGAAGTCGGTTCCGCCCTCGGCTCGCCTACATGGAGCCTGACCAGCCTCAGTCATGcccactccggcctgggagacccGCAAAGTGTTCTTTTTCTCAACTCCCCTGTACTACCTTGAAGCTTAGGGAAGCAAAGAGAGGGGCATATCTGGACTGCAAAACCAATGTCTTTTGCCGCCTAGGAGAgaagggaatgagagagagagagagatagatagatagagagagagagagagagagagagagagagagagagagagagagagaaattctatTGAAACCCAGCTCCTCTAGAATCTGTGTGACCTGGTCTTCAACGGGAGACCAGTGCGACCTCATGGCACCTTTGCCAGGAATCAGCGATTCCCCTGCAGTCACCATTTGATTTATTGCTTTCTCGCTCATTCTTTCTCATAAAGTTATTTCTTCCTCATCCTAgtaagacttttttctttaatgatgaCAAAGCTTCTGTTTCAGTGTTTCCCCTAGGATTGGTGCTCTTTCAAAACAGTGAACCCAGAAAACCATCCCGTTTAATATTTCTCAAAATCCTCGCAGCTCCAATGTAAGCGCAAGCATGCAAAGGTTTCCTGCTACACCTGCACTTTCTGCCCATCCCAGAACCACCCCTCACCCCCGGGCCTGCAACAGTTCCCCTTGTTTCTCTGGATAGAGGTGGGTGGTATTAGGGGTCTAGGGCAGTAGGAGGTGAGGGGCTGAGGAGGCGCGCTAGGGTAGGCTGGTCTGTGCTGGATACGCGTGTTCTTCTGCGGAGTTAAAGGGTCGGGGACGGGGGTTCTGGACTTACCAGAGCAATTCCAGCCGGTGGGCGTTTGGCAGTCACTTAAGGAGGTAGGGAAAGCAGCGAGCTTCACCGGGCGGGCTACGATGAGTAGCATGacgggcagcagcagcagccagcaAAAGCCCTCGCAAAGTGTCCAGCTGCTGCACTGCCGCGGGGACTCCCACAGCACCATGACTAGTTCGTGCAACTCTGCAGCAGCAAACGGCTTCCGAGGAACACAGGATCGCGGGGGCCGGGCAGCGGGCTACTGAGCATCCCGCGGACGGCGGCAGCAGAGGCGGCGGCGGTGGCAGTGGCACCCGGCGGGGAAGCAGCAGCCAAACCCGCGCATGATCTCGAGAGTTTCAGCAACATCCAGGGACTGGGCTCAGCCCCGGAGCGAGAGGGTCGTCCGCTGAGAAGCTGCGCCGGAGACGCGGGAAGCTGCTGCCATAAGGAGGGAGCTCTGGGAAGCCGGAGGACAGGAGGAGACGGGAGTCCAGGGGCAGACGAGTGGAGCCCGAGGAG encodes:
- the TMEFF2 gene encoding tomoregulin-2 isoform X3, with translation MVLWESPRQCSSWTLCEGFCWLLLLPVMLLIVARPVKLAAFPTSLSDCQTPTGWNCSGYDDRENDLFLCDTNTCKFDGECLRIGDTVTCVCQFKCNNDYVPVCGSNGESYQNECYLRQAACKQQSEILVVSEGSCATDAGSGSGDGVHEGSGETSQKETSTCDICQFGAECDEDAEDVWCVCNIDCSQTNFNPLCASDGKSYDNACQIKEASCQKQEKIEVMSLGRCQDNTTTTTKSEDGHYARTDYAELNCLRSPVILRLLGKPN
- the TMEFF2 gene encoding tomoregulin-2 isoform 3 precursor (isoform 3 precursor is encoded by transcript variant 3), with the protein product MVLWESPRQCSSWTLCEGFCWLLLLPVMLLIVARPVKLAAFPTSLSDCQTPTGWNCSGYDDRENDLFLCDTNTCKFDGECLRIGDTVTCVCQFKCNNDYVPVCGSNGESYQNECYLRQAACKQQSEILVVSEGSCATDAGSGSGDGGRSCLFTYLKIYWWILLCIFTYVCSISDI